A stretch of the Papaver somniferum cultivar HN1 chromosome 6, ASM357369v1, whole genome shotgun sequence genome encodes the following:
- the LOC113287522 gene encoding ras-related protein RABA1f: MAAYRADDDYDYLFKVVLIGDSGVGKSNLLSRFTRNEFSLESKSTIGVEFATRSIHVDDKVVKAQIWDTAGQERYRAITSAYYRGAVGALLVYDVTRHVTFENVERWLKELRDHTDANIVIMLVGNKADLRHLRAVSTEDAKAFAERENNFFMETSALESLNVENAFTEVLTQIYRVVSRKALDIGDDPAALPKGQTINVGSRDDVSAVKKVGCCSS; this comes from the exons atggctGCATATAGagctgatgatgattatgattatttgtTTAAGGTAGTATTGATTGGAGATTCAGGTGTTGGTAAATCAAATTTGTTGTCTAGGTTTACAAGAAATGAATTtagtcttgaatctaaatcaacaaTTGGTGTTGAATTTGCTACAAGAAGTATTCATGTTGATGATAAGGTTGTTAAGGCTCAGATTTGGGATACTGCTGGTCAAGAAAG GTACCGTGCAATCACAAGTGCATATTACAGGGGAGCTGTTGGTGCCTTACTTGTCTATGATGTAACACGTCATGTTACATTTGAAAATGTCGAAAGATGGTTGAAAGAACTTCGAGATCACACTGATGCCAACATTGTAATAATGCTAGTGGGAAACAAAGCAGATCTCCGCCACCTGCGAGCCGTTTCCACCGAGGATGCAAAGGCCTTTGCCGAAAGAGAGAACAATTTCTTCATGGAGACATCTGCATTGGAATCATTAAATGTGGAAAATGCTTTCACAGAAGTGCTTACTCAGATTTATCGTGTCGTTAGCAGGAAAGCTCTTGATATTGGAGATGATCCAGCAGCCTTGCCCAAGGGACAAACTATCAATGTTGGGTCACGGGATGACGTATCAGCGGTTAAGAAGGTCGGGTGCTGCTCTTCTTGA